A single Thiohalobacter thiocyanaticus DNA region contains:
- a CDS encoding HVO_A0114 family putative DNA-binding protein, which produces MSRIEFEVLKPQAALEAFTDTWRRTQAGDDIPPRIVFGSLHALFSAITEKRLELVRFVAAHPGLNTHALAEQLSRNYKNVHTDVARLMELELLEKDSRGRLSAPFDEIVIHAAVRDAA; this is translated from the coding sequence ATGAGCCGGATCGAGTTCGAGGTACTCAAACCCCAGGCGGCACTGGAGGCCTTTACCGATACATGGCGCCGCACTCAGGCCGGGGATGATATCCCTCCCCGCATCGTTTTCGGCAGCCTGCATGCCCTGTTCTCCGCCATTACCGAAAAACGCCTGGAATTGGTGCGTTTCGTGGCCGCGCATCCGGGACTGAATACGCATGCGCTGGCGGAACAACTGAGCCGCAATTACAAGAATGTCCACACCGACGTTGCCCGGCTCATGGAACTGGAACTGCTGGAAAAGGACAGCCGCGGGCGACTGTCGGCACCGTTCGATGAGATCGTCATTCATGCCGCCGTACGGGATGCGGCCTGA
- the mutY gene encoding A/G-specific adenine glycosylase, producing MMTFAHRLLAWYDRNGRRDLPWQQNRSPYRVWVSEIMLQQTQVATVIPYFERFMQRFPTVADLAAAELDEVLHLWTGLGYYARARNLHKAAQVIAAEHGGGFPEDFDAVLALPGIGRSTAGAILAQAVDQRYAILDGNAKRVLARYHAVEGWPGRPAVEKQLWEHAEAHTPHARVADYTQAIMDLGATLCRRGRPDCTACPLSADCEAHRLRRETEFPTSRPKKTLPVRHTRMLLLANRRGEILLEQRPPSGIWGGLWSLPELEPDEAPEDWARQQLGAGLRRRETWPVLRHTFSHFQLEITPIVAELGKNRADSVLEDPQRVWYNCASPDARGLAAPIRALLQRLQSESRQE from the coding sequence CTGATGACCTTCGCCCACCGCCTCCTCGCCTGGTACGACCGCAACGGCCGCAGGGACCTGCCCTGGCAGCAGAACCGCAGCCCCTACCGGGTCTGGGTCTCCGAGATCATGCTGCAGCAGACCCAGGTCGCCACCGTCATTCCCTATTTCGAGCGCTTCATGCAGCGCTTCCCCACGGTTGCCGACCTGGCCGCGGCCGAGTTGGACGAGGTCCTGCACCTGTGGACCGGCCTCGGCTACTACGCCCGCGCCCGCAACCTGCACAAGGCCGCGCAGGTGATCGCGGCAGAGCACGGCGGCGGCTTTCCCGAGGACTTCGACGCCGTCCTGGCCCTGCCCGGTATCGGCCGCTCCACCGCCGGGGCCATCCTGGCCCAGGCGGTGGATCAGCGGTATGCCATCCTGGACGGCAACGCCAAGCGGGTATTGGCCCGCTATCACGCCGTCGAGGGCTGGCCGGGCAGGCCGGCGGTCGAGAAACAGCTGTGGGAACACGCCGAGGCCCACACCCCGCACGCCCGGGTGGCCGACTACACCCAGGCCATCATGGATCTGGGGGCGACCCTGTGCCGGCGCGGCCGCCCCGACTGCACGGCCTGCCCACTGAGCGCGGATTGCGAGGCCCATCGCCTGAGACGTGAGACCGAATTCCCCACCTCGCGCCCGAAAAAGACCCTGCCGGTGCGCCACACCCGCATGCTGCTGCTGGCCAACCGTCGCGGCGAGATACTGCTGGAGCAGCGCCCGCCCAGCGGTATCTGGGGCGGGCTCTGGAGCCTGCCTGAACTGGAGCCGGACGAGGCCCCCGAGGACTGGGCCCGACAGCAGCTGGGCGCCGGACTGCGCCGGCGCGAGACCTGGCCGGTGCTGCGCCACACCTTCAGTCACTTCCAGCTGGAGATCACCCCGATCGTCGCCGAACTGGGCAAAAACCGGGCGGATTCTGTGTTGGAAGACCCGCAGCGGGTCTGGTATAACTGCGCCTCACCCGACGCCAGGGGCCTGGCAGCGCCGATCAGGGCGCTGCTGCAGCGCCTGCAATCCGAATCCCGACAGGAGTGA
- a CDS encoding DUF4160 domain-containing protein, whose translation MPTILRAGPYRFFFYAGDRGEPRHIHVERDANIAKFWLDPVRLQRSGGFTRRDIARIHEIIEQHHSVLLEAWDDYFGS comes from the coding sequence ATGCCGACGATATTGAGAGCAGGTCCGTACCGGTTCTTCTTCTATGCCGGGGACCGGGGAGAACCGCGCCACATTCATGTGGAACGCGACGCCAATATTGCCAAATTCTGGCTGGACCCGGTTCGCCTGCAGCGCAGCGGTGGCTTCACCCGCAGAGATATTGCGCGGATTCACGAGATAATTGAGCAACACCATTCAGTGCTTCTGGAGGCATGGGATGACTACTTCGGCAGTTGA
- a CDS encoding oxidative damage protection protein — MSRMVHCVKLGREAEGLDRPPYPGELGKRIYENVSKEAWQKWLGQQTMLINEYRLSPVEPKARQFLEEQMEKFFFGEGSEAPPDYVPPAS; from the coding sequence ATGAGCCGTATGGTGCACTGCGTGAAACTGGGCCGCGAGGCCGAAGGCCTGGACCGCCCGCCCTATCCCGGCGAGCTGGGCAAGCGCATCTACGAGAACGTCTCCAAGGAGGCCTGGCAGAAGTGGCTGGGCCAGCAGACCATGCTGATCAACGAATACCGGCTGTCCCCGGTCGAGCCCAAGGCCCGCCAGTTCCTGGAGGAGCAGATGGAGAAGTTCTTCTTCGGCGAAGGCTCCGAGGCGCCGCCGGACTATGTGCCGCCGGCGAGCTGA
- a CDS encoding DUF2442 domain-containing protein: MTTSAVEMEVPNAVGVQVTEDTLSVELSDGRSIAVPLEWYPRLVHASIEERNDWRLIGAGQGIHWESLDEDISVAGLLAGKPSGESQTSFRQWLEHRAAAKAP; encoded by the coding sequence ATGACTACTTCGGCAGTTGAAATGGAGGTGCCCAACGCCGTGGGCGTCCAGGTGACCGAGGACACTTTGAGCGTCGAGCTCAGTGACGGGCGTTCGATTGCGGTCCCGCTGGAGTGGTACCCTCGTCTTGTGCATGCCTCGATTGAAGAGCGCAACGACTGGCGCCTCATCGGCGCCGGTCAGGGCATACATTGGGAGTCGCTTGACGAGGATATCAGTGTCGCAGGCCTGCTGGCCGGCAAGCCGTCAGGCGAAAGCCAGACGTCATTCAGGCAGTGGCTGGAGCACCGCGCAGCGGCTAAAGCTCCCTGA
- a CDS encoding VLRF1 family aeRF1-type release factor → MNQNYIVVADGLRARFFTLQDTPFPEMESGPNLTEVSDLVNSDREQDMWSERKSGRNRSSVSGAAHGYDDHRSQHEEEFVRRFARSIAEEARRLTNGHGANELVLVAQKKTLGHLRNELNGRIRSDVQIRELAKDLSKLSPLEIHAHLAKEKLVPERRSPGER, encoded by the coding sequence ATGAACCAGAACTATATCGTTGTCGCAGACGGCCTGCGTGCCCGCTTCTTCACCCTGCAGGACACGCCCTTTCCGGAAATGGAATCCGGCCCCAACCTCACCGAGGTCAGCGACCTGGTCAACTCCGACCGGGAACAGGACATGTGGAGCGAAAGGAAATCCGGCCGCAACCGCAGCAGCGTGAGCGGTGCCGCCCACGGCTATGACGATCACCGCAGCCAGCACGAGGAGGAGTTCGTGCGCCGCTTCGCCCGCTCCATCGCCGAAGAGGCCAGGCGCCTGACCAACGGCCATGGCGCGAACGAACTGGTACTGGTCGCCCAGAAGAAGACCCTGGGCCACCTGCGCAACGAACTCAACGGCCGCATCCGCAGCGACGTGCAGATCCGCGAACTGGCCAAGGACCTGAGCAAGCTGAGTCCGCTGGAGATTCACGCCCATCTGGCGAAGGAGAAACTGGTGCCGGAGCGGCGCAGTCCAGGGGAACGTTGA
- a CDS encoding toxin-antitoxin system TumE family protein has translation MRARKLFHYKASQGRVLVEMVIWALPRADADRPHGLKYRLYCGCGGDCLVRYDNERGKGDHRHYRDREEAYRFQSLEQLIADFRLDCTHLAGWRWDE, from the coding sequence ATGCGAGCAAGGAAGCTCTTTCACTACAAGGCCAGCCAGGGCCGGGTTCTGGTCGAAATGGTTATCTGGGCATTGCCTCGAGCGGATGCTGACCGGCCGCACGGCCTGAAATACCGGCTGTACTGCGGCTGCGGCGGCGATTGCCTGGTCCGTTACGACAATGAACGCGGCAAGGGTGATCATCGCCACTACCGGGACAGGGAGGAAGCTTATCGTTTCCAGTCACTTGAACAGTTGATTGCAGATTTCCGGCTTGATTGCACACATCTTGCCGGATGGAGGTGGGACGAATGA
- a CDS encoding AsmA family protein codes for MKALRIVGILVGVLVLVLVIGAAALLIFVDPNDYKDQITRAVEEQTGRTLTIEGDMELSVFPWLGLEIGKTRLSNAKGFAEAPFAAVEEVGVQVRLLPLLRKELQMSTLRLKGLDLYLGVDKQGNPNWSDMIKPAAEPAPEADEGRGAALAGLAIGGVEISDANLVWDDQQAGARYQLRDLDLSLSEIAPETPIDFKLDFEVELDQPAMEGELELAGVLTLGPELQRFDIRDFKLETEAEGETLPGGKVEAELASAVTVDLGAGTLQVADLVLEAMGLKITGQASGQDIQSDQARFAGNLKLQEFVPRELIERLGQPAPEVSDATVLGKADADIGFSATSKSFNADKLSLRLDDSTLTGSAGIASFAAQAIRFDLTLDQIDLDRYLPPPAEGEVQAAPTPAQAAAGGAGALPLDTLRALNLDGTLRINQLKAYQLRSADVLVTVKAKDGLVRVNPARASMYQGGYSGDITLDARGDTARIALDEKVQGVQAGPLLKDLMGDDKLLGTADVNAKLTASGNTPEALKRTLNGNAGFSFTEGAVKGINVAALIRNAKARLEGKPAPADSGPNQTDFTSLTGTAKITNGVVRNDDLAAMSPLLRINGQGMADLPQEQVDYSLTVKLVGSLEGQGGEGLADLKGVAIPLRIEGPFAKPNYSVDLAKVLEGAAKEKVKEKVEEEVQKKLEDKLDDKVKDQLKGIFGR; via the coding sequence ATGAAAGCCCTGCGTATTGTCGGAATCCTGGTCGGTGTCCTGGTGCTGGTGCTGGTCATCGGCGCCGCGGCCCTGCTGATCTTCGTCGACCCCAACGACTACAAGGATCAGATCACCCGCGCGGTGGAGGAGCAGACCGGACGCACCCTGACCATCGAGGGCGACATGGAGTTGTCCGTGTTCCCCTGGCTGGGCCTGGAGATCGGTAAGACCCGCCTGAGCAACGCGAAGGGCTTCGCCGAGGCGCCCTTCGCCGCGGTCGAGGAGGTGGGCGTGCAGGTGAGGCTGCTGCCGCTGCTGCGCAAGGAGCTGCAGATGTCCACCCTGCGCCTGAAGGGGCTGGATCTGTACCTGGGTGTGGACAAGCAGGGCAACCCCAACTGGTCCGACATGATCAAGCCGGCCGCCGAGCCCGCGCCCGAGGCCGACGAGGGCCGGGGCGCGGCCCTGGCCGGGCTGGCCATCGGCGGGGTGGAGATCTCGGATGCCAACCTGGTCTGGGACGATCAGCAGGCCGGCGCGCGCTATCAGCTCAGGGATCTGGACCTGAGCCTGAGCGAGATCGCCCCCGAGACGCCGATCGACTTCAAGCTGGATTTCGAGGTCGAACTGGACCAGCCGGCCATGGAAGGTGAACTGGAGCTGGCCGGCGTGCTGACCCTGGGTCCGGAGCTGCAGCGCTTCGACATCCGCGATTTCAAGCTGGAGACCGAGGCCGAGGGCGAGACCCTGCCAGGCGGCAAGGTCGAGGCTGAACTGGCCAGCGCGGTGACGGTGGACCTGGGCGCGGGCACCCTGCAGGTCGCCGACCTGGTGCTGGAGGCCATGGGCCTGAAGATCACCGGCCAGGCCAGCGGCCAGGACATCCAGTCCGACCAGGCGCGCTTTGCCGGCAACCTGAAGCTGCAGGAGTTTGTGCCGCGTGAACTGATCGAACGTCTGGGGCAGCCGGCGCCGGAGGTCAGCGACGCCACCGTGCTGGGCAAGGCCGATGCCGACATCGGCTTCAGCGCCACGTCGAAGAGCTTCAACGCCGACAAGCTGAGCCTGCGTCTGGACGACAGCACCCTCACCGGCAGCGCCGGCATCGCCAGTTTCGCTGCCCAGGCCATCCGCTTCGATCTGACCCTGGATCAGATCGACCTGGATCGCTACCTGCCGCCGCCGGCCGAGGGCGAGGTGCAGGCCGCGCCCACGCCGGCCCAGGCCGCCGCCGGCGGCGCCGGGGCCCTGCCGCTGGATACCCTGCGCGCGCTCAACCTCGACGGCACCCTGCGCATCAACCAGCTCAAGGCCTACCAGCTGCGCAGCGCCGACGTGCTGGTCACGGTCAAGGCCAAGGACGGCCTGGTGCGGGTCAACCCGGCCCGCGCCAGCATGTACCAGGGCGGCTACAGCGGCGACATCACCCTGGATGCGCGCGGCGACACGGCGCGCATCGCCCTGGACGAGAAGGTCCAGGGGGTGCAGGCCGGCCCGCTGCTCAAGGATCTGATGGGCGACGACAAGCTGCTCGGCACCGCCGACGTCAACGCCAAGCTCACCGCCAGCGGCAACACCCCCGAGGCGCTCAAGCGCACCCTCAACGGCAACGCCGGCTTCAGCTTCACCGAGGGCGCGGTCAAGGGCATCAATGTCGCCGCCCTGATCCGCAACGCCAAGGCCCGTCTGGAAGGCAAGCCGGCACCGGCCGACAGCGGCCCCAACCAGACCGACTTCACCTCGCTCACCGGCACGGCGAAGATCACCAACGGCGTGGTCCGCAACGATGATCTGGCCGCCATGTCGCCGCTGCTGCGCATCAACGGCCAGGGCATGGCCGACCTGCCGCAGGAGCAGGTCGACTACAGCCTCACCGTCAAGCTGGTCGGCTCGCTGGAAGGCCAGGGCGGAGAGGGGCTGGCCGACCTCAAGGGTGTGGCCATTCCGCTGCGCATCGAGGGCCCCTTCGCCAAGCCCAACTACAGCGTGGACCTGGCCAAGGTGCTGGAAGGCGCGGCCAAGGAGAAGGTCAAGGAGAAGGTCGAGGAAGAGGTGCAGAAGAAGCTCGAGGACAAGCTGGACGACAAGGTCAAGGACCAGCTCAAGGGCATCTTCGGGCGGTAG
- a CDS encoding GspE/PulE family protein — protein sequence MSKLLSLSPAQLTAAGAAGHAGAEVMLERFDADPLSGELCEFDENGLRLVIHDHRSGERSEVSFEQVRVLSFAQDFHAAPGAAAGKGEARTYHVEFRDGGLRHGLCREVRLDAHGLHLLECGEDGGLHRLWLPLAAIERYRIGGMEGHGQPAAGGADSPTAPVRLDRPVRDPDQLSRLLSAHSYFLTGARQRRRPNDAPRADESPAELAVRLGVPFVDLKQFRIDESVLRLLSETVVREHCVFPLMVFRDHLVVAMENPADIELIKLLHFVSGMSVEGCVAERGAIQHAVDTWYGAREDNAALHDLEVQGSQDGGREMSLHEIERMGKEKPVVRMVNHILTDAIHRNASDIHIRPGEDEVALLFRQDGSLVPIRRFNKALLAAVVARIKIIGRMNIAERRLPQDGRARMIEGDAIVDMRISIIPTVNGESVVIRLLNVQTGLRSISELGFNSRDAERFVDLLHKSYGMLLVTGPTGSGKSTTLYAALQEVRKQNVNIITVEDPVEYHIDGIEQIQVNTAPGFTFARALRNILRHDPDVIMVGEIRDQETAKIAVESALTGHLVLSTLHTNDAPTTVMRLIEMGVESFLVKSSLLGVLAQRLVRINCPHCIEPEPVDATMRRFLGVGEDEVFHHGAGCEACNHTGFHGRMAVYELLAMTPELREILRPDVSADEVRERARAEGMVALTENALKLAREGRISLAEVYRVRLE from the coding sequence ATGAGCAAACTTCTCAGCCTCTCCCCCGCCCAGCTGACCGCTGCCGGTGCCGCCGGGCACGCGGGCGCCGAGGTCATGCTGGAGCGTTTCGATGCCGATCCCCTGAGCGGCGAACTGTGCGAGTTCGACGAGAACGGCCTGCGCCTGGTGATCCACGACCACCGGTCCGGCGAGCGCAGCGAGGTGTCCTTCGAGCAGGTCCGGGTGCTGAGCTTTGCGCAGGATTTCCACGCTGCCCCGGGCGCGGCCGCCGGCAAGGGCGAAGCCAGGACCTACCATGTCGAGTTCCGCGACGGCGGCCTGCGCCACGGCCTGTGCCGGGAGGTGCGCCTGGACGCCCATGGCCTGCACCTGCTGGAGTGCGGCGAGGACGGCGGCCTGCATCGGCTGTGGCTGCCGCTGGCGGCGATCGAGCGCTATCGGATCGGCGGCATGGAAGGGCACGGCCAGCCGGCGGCAGGGGGCGCCGACAGCCCGACCGCGCCGGTGCGTCTCGACCGCCCGGTGCGCGACCCGGACCAGCTCTCAAGGCTGCTGTCGGCGCACAGCTACTTTCTCACCGGCGCCCGCCAGCGCCGCCGTCCCAATGATGCACCGCGCGCCGACGAGAGTCCGGCCGAACTGGCCGTGCGCCTGGGCGTGCCCTTTGTGGATCTCAAGCAGTTCCGCATCGACGAGTCCGTGCTGCGGCTGCTGTCCGAGACGGTGGTGCGCGAGCACTGCGTCTTCCCGTTGATGGTGTTCCGCGACCACCTGGTGGTGGCGATGGAGAACCCCGCCGACATCGAACTGATCAAGCTGTTGCATTTTGTCTCCGGCATGAGCGTGGAAGGCTGCGTGGCCGAACGCGGCGCCATCCAGCATGCCGTCGACACCTGGTACGGGGCGCGCGAGGACAATGCCGCCCTGCACGACCTGGAAGTGCAGGGCAGCCAGGACGGCGGTCGCGAGATGTCGCTGCACGAGATCGAGCGCATGGGCAAGGAAAAGCCCGTGGTGCGCATGGTCAATCACATCCTCACCGACGCCATCCACCGCAACGCCTCGGACATCCATATCCGTCCCGGCGAGGATGAGGTCGCCCTGCTGTTCCGCCAGGACGGCAGCCTGGTGCCCATCCGTCGGTTCAACAAGGCGCTGCTGGCGGCGGTGGTGGCGCGGATCAAGATCATCGGCCGCATGAACATCGCCGAGCGCCGCCTGCCGCAGGACGGCCGCGCACGCATGATCGAGGGCGATGCAATCGTGGATATGCGCATCTCCATCATCCCCACCGTCAACGGCGAGAGCGTGGTCATCCGCCTGCTCAACGTCCAGACCGGGCTGCGTTCGATCAGCGAGCTCGGCTTCAACAGCCGGGACGCCGAACGCTTCGTGGATCTGCTGCACAAGAGCTACGGCATGCTGCTGGTCACCGGCCCCACCGGTTCGGGCAAGTCCACCACCCTGTATGCCGCACTGCAGGAAGTGCGCAAACAGAACGTGAACATCATCACCGTCGAGGACCCGGTCGAGTATCACATCGACGGCATCGAGCAGATTCAGGTCAACACCGCGCCCGGCTTCACCTTCGCCCGCGCCCTGCGCAATATCCTGCGCCACGACCCGGACGTCATCATGGTCGGCGAGATCCGCGACCAGGAGACCGCGAAGATCGCGGTGGAAAGCGCGCTCACCGGCCACCTGGTGCTGTCCACCCTGCACACCAACGATGCGCCCACCACAGTCATGCGCCTGATCGAGATGGGCGTGGAGTCCTTTCTGGTGAAATCATCGCTGCTGGGCGTGCTGGCGCAGCGGCTGGTGCGTATCAACTGCCCGCACTGCATCGAGCCGGAACCGGTCGATGCCACCATGCGCAGGTTCCTGGGAGTGGGCGAGGACGAGGTCTTCCACCACGGCGCCGGCTGCGAGGCCTGCAACCACACCGGCTTCCACGGCCGCATGGCGGTCTACGAACTGCTGGCGATGACGCCGGAGTTGCGCGAGATCCTGCGCCCCGACGTCTCCGCCGACGAGGTACGCGAGCGCGCCCGCGCCGAGGGCATGGTGGCGCTGACCGAGAACGCGCTCAAGCTGGCGCGCGAGGGCAGGATCTCACTGGCGGAGGTGTATCGGGTCAGGCTGGAATAA
- a CDS encoding phosphomannomutase, protein MPEVQQRIADLMQRSGVGFGTSGARGRVTDMTPPVCYAYTRAFLQYLESSQGLRPGSRVAIAGDLRPSTPDIMAAVARACLDAGYKPLNCGFIPSPAVALYGIEQGIPAIMVTGSHIPDDRNGIKFNKLGGEILKDDELGIRAQTVTVPEPFPADYPAALPSVDEAPAQRYLQRYLDFFPAAALAGLKVGVYEHSGVGRDLLATLLERLGADIARLNRSEVFIPVDTEAIRPEDVELARGWARELKLDAIVSTDGDADRPLVADATGRWLRGDIVGVLCAQYLGIDRLATPVSSNTVVEKCDSFARVERTRIGSPYVIAGMQALAGEGAASVAGYEANGGFLLQTPVQRDGRELNALPTRDAFIVILAVLAAAREQGSVSVLAAALPPRYTFSDRIKAFPTEQSARILAELDGSQAKLEAIFGKITQSRMIALDPTDGLRLTFGNQEVIHLRPSGNAPELRCYNEADSAERAEALNRDCMALLAGWRES, encoded by the coding sequence ATGCCTGAAGTCCAGCAACGTATCGCCGATCTGATGCAGCGCAGCGGCGTCGGCTTCGGCACCAGCGGTGCCCGCGGCCGGGTGACGGACATGACCCCGCCGGTCTGCTACGCCTACACCCGCGCCTTCCTGCAGTATCTGGAATCCAGTCAGGGCCTGCGTCCCGGCAGCCGGGTGGCCATCGCCGGCGACCTGCGCCCCAGCACGCCCGATATCATGGCCGCGGTGGCCCGGGCCTGCCTCGATGCCGGTTATAAACCCCTCAACTGCGGTTTCATCCCCTCGCCGGCCGTGGCCCTGTACGGCATCGAGCAGGGCATCCCCGCCATCATGGTCACCGGCAGCCACATCCCGGATGACCGCAACGGCATCAAGTTCAACAAGCTCGGCGGCGAGATCCTGAAAGACGACGAACTGGGCATCCGGGCGCAGACCGTGACGGTCCCCGAGCCGTTCCCGGCCGACTACCCCGCGGCCCTGCCGTCAGTCGATGAAGCGCCGGCGCAGCGCTACCTGCAGCGCTACCTGGATTTCTTCCCGGCCGCAGCCCTGGCCGGCCTGAAGGTGGGCGTCTACGAGCATTCCGGCGTCGGCCGCGATCTGCTGGCAACACTGCTGGAGCGGCTGGGCGCGGACATCGCCCGCCTGAACCGCTCCGAGGTCTTCATCCCGGTCGACACCGAGGCCATCCGGCCCGAGGATGTGGAACTGGCCCGCGGCTGGGCGCGGGAACTGAAGCTGGATGCCATCGTCTCCACCGACGGCGACGCCGATCGCCCGCTGGTCGCCGACGCAACCGGCCGCTGGCTGCGCGGGGATATCGTCGGCGTGCTGTGCGCCCAGTATCTCGGCATCGACCGCCTGGCCACCCCGGTGAGCAGCAATACGGTGGTGGAGAAGTGCGACAGCTTCGCGCGGGTGGAGCGCACCCGCATCGGCTCGCCCTACGTCATCGCCGGCATGCAGGCCCTGGCAGGGGAGGGCGCGGCCAGCGTGGCCGGCTACGAGGCCAACGGCGGTTTTCTGCTGCAGACGCCGGTGCAGCGCGACGGGCGTGAACTCAACGCCCTGCCCACCCGCGACGCCTTCATTGTGATCCTGGCCGTGCTGGCCGCGGCCCGGGAGCAGGGCAGCGTGAGCGTGCTCGCCGCCGCCCTGCCGCCGCGCTACACCTTCAGCGACCGCATCAAGGCCTTCCCGACCGAACAATCCGCCCGCATCCTCGCTGAACTTGACGGCAGTCAGGCCAAACTGGAGGCGATCTTCGGCAAAATCACACAAAGTCGCATGATTGCGCTGGATCCCACCGACGGTCTGCGCCTGACCTTCGGCAACCAGGAGGTCATCCATCTGCGCCCCTCCGGTAACGCCCCCGAACTGCGCTGCTACAACGAGGCCGACAGCGCCGAGCGCGCCGAGGCCCTGAACCGCGACTGCATGGCTCTGCTGGCCGGCTGGCGGGAATCCTGA